CTCTTCTGCAGGGCAGCACTCAGGACTTGCAAAAAGAGACCAAAGCATTAATGACTGATGTCAGGGAGCGCTTCCAATCTTTACTAGATGTATTGAACAATACCTTGGTAAATTGGCTAAGACTGCAAGCAACATGATAACCctgaatctgcatttttaaaggctttgaaAGTCCTATCGAAAGGTGTGCCGTGGCAAGATAAGCACatcttttttgaaaaagagaCTTGGATTCATTAGACATGTGCCACACAAATAACACTACTCAACTAGACTTGAAGCTTTAACGGGAATCTACATgctgtttcaatttttatttttccacttatCTAGTTTTACAGCTTCCTACAATATAGTCCTTGGCCAGCAAGGCCtacatttaaatgattttcctttattcctaAAGGAAATACAATATCTGATGGTGGCAAATGTGTAAAGTACATAAATTCCTGACTCTTATTCCAGAGTCATATTACACTGttccattttctcatttcttgtaATAATTATGGACAATTAGAGCTTCAAACTCCAAGGTCAGTTTTGCTCCTTTAACAGCATTTGCCATAAAAGCACTGTATTTTAGTGTAGTGGCTTTAAATCAAAATGCCCTACAGGGAAAAATAGGTAGGAGTTGGATTCAGTCAAATCAAACCTAGTGTATGCTTCCTTCAAGTGTTCTAAATCCCAGGGCAGCCCCTCAGCAGGCATAAAACCTCCCATGCGAGGGAGGAGGATTACAACAGAGCTAGCATACAAACAAagactgttatttttttgatgAAGAGCGAAACATGTTCTTTTCATGTCCAGTGTGCTTGGAATGTACTTTTTTTGATGCTGGCTGGCTTGTGTGAGCACTTGTTCCTCACCCTTGTTCCTTTCTCATTGTGATTCCTTGAATATGGGTAAAATGCACCCAGCTGCATCCAGCGAAGACACAACTCATACTGTGAGTCATTAAAGAAGCCACAGATATCAGCTCCTGTCTGAAAGTTGACAAACAATACAGATGGAATATTATAAATTCTTGTACAGTGTCaagataattaaataaaatataataactGATTAGCTTACATAAGATATTCCAAAGAGACTGAACTCCATCATAcctgaaaggagaaataattcattgttaccagctgtttttcttccccctttcaTATGCTAATGTTTGTGCTAGATAATATATATTACAGTTCtgaatgagagaagaaaaaaaaaagtttcataatttctctaatttctcatatttttcttctacagaaagATTTGGGAGATGATTTATCAGAAACAAAGATATGTCagacagcagcaccagcagatgATGAGAACTGAGGTGGCAGAACACAAGGTGGGAGGGTGGCTGGTCCCAGGGGAATAAAGGAGATCCCAACAACCAGAGGAGAggtaaagaagaagaagaagtcACAAAGAAATTGACCATGGATTCTGGTTGTTGAACAAACAGCATATTTCAGTTAAAACCAATACATTCTAAAAGCAGGTAAGTCAAGGAAAAGGAATTACTGCACAGTATATACTGATGAGAGACCTTCTTTGTTCTACATACCAATAATAGATTTAGCCAGCTGATCCCAAGCTGCCTTGTTATCACCCAGCCAATGTCCAGCCCATCTTCCACTGCTGGGATAAGTTGAGCGGGTGATGACGATCCCACGCTCCTTTGTGGCATTCTGCACAGCGCTGACATTGAAAatagataaagaaataaattacatgagAACTTATTACATAAGATCCTCTTTGAAAGTAAATATAGCCTCATATGCTTTCCTAACAAAGGGCAGAAATTATGTTGTACACATTATTATGGATCCATACAGTCCAAACGTGCTTTTGATGCTAGTGCACAGTGATttgcacagaagcagaaagtCAGAATTAAGTGTCAGCAAACCAGTGGCAAAACAAGGAGGTGCTAAAATGCAGATTTCCAGTTGAGGGAAATTACTCTGTGGGAAAACATGAACTTGCACATTTTATAGGGCTATGTGATGTGGTATATGTCACATCATTCCTTTATTGTAGTATATTGAAGTATTGAAAACTTGCAAAACCAGCCGAAAATAAtctgaagaaaactaaaaccaagAAGATAAAAAGGGGTCTAGAATACTAGATCTGTCAACATAACTCCAGTTgccagaaagaaagcagagcaaaaagcaAGCCATGGACCTGTGATCACATCAGAAACACCAACATGGTAAGAATCTGATGTGAAGTGACCAACAGAAGAAGCTAGAGAGTGCTCCTGGCAGGATAGTGTAGATGAGCCATGTGGAGGGAGAAACCAAATGCATCCTTCAAGATACCCAGCTCATGGCCTTGCTGTGCATCACCAGCACCTAAAACCTTTGGGGTCAGGAATTAAAGGGAAACAGCAAGCACCGGATTAGGACTGTCATGGGTTTTTCAGGGGCTCTGCCACAGAACCCAGATGGCTTCATTCAttgctgctgggaggggagaCAGTGGCTTGTTGATAACTAAGGAGAAGAGCTCCCAAGGCCACCAAGGTGTGGCTCTAAAAGAGCTGGATGGAAAAACAATTCACCAGCTAGGTCCATTCTgcaaataagatgaaaaaaaaaaaaaaaaaagtggagctGAGAGGAATTTATACTTCCTAATTGTCCCGCAGAGGACACTAGCATCTTGCCGCTGCTTGTCTATGCTGTGTGCTTAGTGTGGATGCATAACTGCCCTGGTTTCTTCGAAGAATCCCTTTATCCCTTTGCAGGCGTGCACACATACTGTGAATCATTACAGCAAAATACTGAACTGCAATACTAGTTAGAAAGCTGCACTGATTGAATGGCACTGCTCTCCAATGCTGGCTCCACAATAATTGCCTAAACAGCTGCTTCAATAAggcactatttatttatttttcgaCAGGATTTGCAGCTTTAGTGATGCTATAATTACAGCAAAAATACACAAGTCACTTAAATTACCGTAGTAATTAAACTAGACTAATGTGCTGTAATTATTGCTTCCAAGACAAACAGTAAGTTTTCTAgtaccttttatttctttggaatgTATTATCAAACATTTTCAGCCTCTACTTCATTTGCCCTCCTTCAACAATCTTTGGAAGGTCCTGCTAAAATTTGAAATCCAAAGAAAGTGTACATTGCCCACAGAACTGCTCAGGGATGCGCAGGGCCCAAGTTTTTTACTGACTTAGGGTGCCAGCTCTCTGCTTCAGGACTGAGCCAAAGCTGTATCCCTGAAAAGGAATCCCTCATGTCACCAAGCCCTCCAAACCTTTACTTCAGAATGGTTCCTAGATTCACTCTTAAAGGTTCTGCCTTTCACATCAGTGCAAAAGCCTTGTTACAAATGAATGGCCTTGAGCCAAGACAAAGAAGGTTCCCCTGTTGAACTAATAGAGAGTAGAAACTAACAAATCAGGCAaaattttgctctttatttttccattacagtgtcattttttttttctccatattttgtGTCTTTTGCATGCAAACAATCTTCTTGTTTGGATGGTTTAGTCTTAGAATAAGTTATTATTACTATACATCTTCAGTGTCACAATAACTCCTTTAGTCAGGACTATTAGAGACAGATCTAATTAGAAAGATCTCTTAGTTgtgatctctctttttttttttttttttttttttcttttttttaaacaacagttttctctttgtttcaaCTGTGATAATGTCTGTATAGGCTGTGTAATTTATCATACTTCTGTTACAGTACCACtcaacagaggagaaaatatttcactacaTTTCAGTTCACATCTGATGCACAGGAATGACAGCAATATTGCTCCCAGCGTTAAATTATTGTCTATTTATGATATCCAAATTGCATGTGATTTGGCTGACAGCAGAGGTATCAGACTTTCCTTCCTGTCCTGCCAGAAGACTCATGTGTGCCTTGACCGGCAGCACTGCCATGCACGCCGCCGACAGCAGCATCCACTCAGTCAAAAAATCAAGTAGCCTTGGTATCTTCTTGCCTTCTGGCAATATCAAGACCTGGTTACCAAGGACTTTAAGATCATTAAGACCTATAAGGAAACACTGTGCCTTGCTTACTCATTGAATTGGAAATGAAACAGCACAAATATACTATCGTTACATCAGGCGTTTTCTAAAGATGACTGGGATCCTATTCACTAAGGAACAGACATCTGCTTTggaactgagaaaataaattcctaaaAGGAAAACCTAATGAACATagtgtgtgttttaaaactcactgttttctcttttcaacCATACTCAAGTAATTTAGAATACCCAAGATAATAGAGCCCTTCTTAAATTAACATTCTTAAAAAACTTGTATTCATTTTCCCTCACTACACATGTAAGGCTAAAGCAGTATCAATGCTAGAAATAAAAGGGGCTATCCTAGCACTAGCTagaaacaaaaagtgttttatattttaattgcagtaaTTAAGTGAGACTGTCATTGAGTAATTACTGTTAACAGCAGCTGATCCACGTGTTCAGACCTGTTCTCTGTTCTGCCTTGTAAAAGAATAGCAGAGCGATGCCTTTTGATTGACTGCTCCCACTCAGAATGCCAAGCATCGCCCCAGGATGGCCTTGCAGGCTGACTCTTAACAGAAACCTCTGCTGAAAAGGCAACATGTTGCTTGTGAACACACTGGGACAGGACAACGATTGGTGGTGAGTTATTACATCCCAATTAAACTATATGACAAATAGCAC
This DNA window, taken from Oxyura jamaicensis isolate SHBP4307 breed ruddy duck chromosome 9 unlocalized genomic scaffold, BPBGC_Ojam_1.0 oxy9_random_OJ102811, whole genome shotgun sequence, encodes the following:
- the LOC118157654 gene encoding maltase-glucoamylase, intestinal-like, whose translation is MEDQQYLPDSTPVRHYDVHSLYGWSQTKPTLDAVQNATKERGIVITRSTYPSSGRWAGHWLGDNKAAWDQLAKSIIGMMEFSLFGISYTGADICGFFNDSQYELCLRWMQLGAFYPYSRNHNEKGTR